One region of Quercus lobata isolate SW786 chromosome 2, ValleyOak3.0 Primary Assembly, whole genome shotgun sequence genomic DNA includes:
- the LOC115971616 gene encoding F-box protein At3g56470-like, whose protein sequence is MVLQGGSDMNLKRPRSRKKRMVDRSNWRPWSELPEDLLELIAKSLCAIDYLMFGCVCKGWRLYVAAHRQEFMASQPPLVVLLSSYARRTCYFYSIFDQRLYKAILPNLVGKTCSGVYCGYFVMLDKKKSADSQIWLLNPFTRHELCFSSPPNPYFSVIFASLPTPSQEFVIIAIKGGCPFLQFHKSTDINWTVYDYTGLIKGHFADNFRWFVDGAVFKGKIYILTNHGDIGILNPNSHPYVTLLKVKGIGYRSSGLQLLAFEDKLLMIRRYERVWQQFKVYELNFLKMEWVKIQNLKDQALFLSNKSSGFSDMTRWRGSQQTLNCGGWSVSQRPKNCIYSLGAPVEEYNIQFLDDMYPKSFPIIDIEDFMDMMEESLDVPLCCKISIRDASSGAPFWYFPNLSSSVDALYDD, encoded by the coding sequence ATGGTGCTGCAAGGGGGCAGTGACATGAATCTCAAACGGCCTAGGAGCAGGAAGAAAAGGATGGTTGACAGAAGTAATTGGAGGCCATGGTCAGAGCTCCCTGAGGATTTGCTTGAGCTGATAGCAAAGTCGCTATGTGCTATAGACTATCTCATGTTTGGCTGTGTTTGCAAAGGATGGAGGTTATATGTTGCAGCGCACAGGCAGGAGTTTATGGCATCCCAACCTCCACTAGTTGTCTTATTATCGTCATATGCTAGGAGGACTTGTTACTTCTATAGCATATTTGATCAAAGGTTGTACAAGGCAATATTGCCGAACCTTGTTGGCAAAACATGCTCTGGTGTCTATTGTGGGTATTTTGTCATGTTAGACAAGAAAAAGAGTGCTGATTCTCAAATTTGGCTTTTGAATCCTTTTACAAGACATGAACTCTGTTTCTCTAGCCCTCCTAATCCTTATTTTTCTGTCATCTTTGCATCTTTACCTACTCCTTCGCAGGAGTTTGTAATCATAGCTATTAAAGGAGGGTGCCCATTTTTACAATTCCACAAGTCCACCGATATCAATTGGACTGTCTATGATTATACTGGCCTGATTAAGGGCCATTTTGCAGACAATTTTCGGTGGTTTGTAGATGGAGCTGTCTTCAAGGGTAAGATATACATTTTAACCAATCATGGTGATATTGGGATATTAAACCCAAATTCCCATCCTTATGTGACCCTGTTGAAAGTAAAAGGCATTGGATATAGGAGCTCTGGACTACAATTGCTTGCTTTTGAAGATAAACTCTTAATGATTCGTAGATATGAGAGAGTTTGGCAGCAGTTTAAAGTTTAcgagctaaattttttgaagatgGAATGGGTGAAGATACAGAACCTCAAAGATCAAGCTTTGTTTCTAAGTAACAAGAGCTCCGGATTTAGTGACATGACCAGATGGAGGGGTAGCCAACAAACTCTGAATTGTGGTGGATGGAGTGTTAGCCAACGACCTAAGAATTGCATATACAGTCTTGGAGCTCCAGTTGAGGAATACAACATACAGTTCCTGGATGATATGTATCCAAAGTCTTTCCCCATCATTGATATTGAAGATTTTATGGATATGATGGAAGAATCCTTAGATGTTCCATTGTGCTGCAAAATATCTATCAGAGATGCTTCCTCAGGTGCTCCGTTCTGGTATTTTCCAAATCTGTCTAGCAGTGTGGATGCTCTCTATGATGACTAG
- the LOC115971625 gene encoding uncharacterized protein LOC115971625 gives MVLQANSDINLSRPRSKKKKMVDNSNWRPWSELPEALLHQITKWLGAIDYLIFTCVCRTWRLYALAYKQEFMASQPPLVLFFSRQWKKFCYFYSILDQRWCKALLPSLVGKVCFGISSGYLIMEDKKKRPDSQLWLMNPYTRHELRFPSPPNLFRCVTLASLATPLPEFIIICFPSRCLQFRRSTDVNWTLYNYDDRNMIADLAVFNGKIYIISNNADIRVLNLTSHPHLALLKVKGTADLNCGSWKLLCFDKQLLVIGGITDHEVYELNFLKMELVKIPNLGGQALFQEDSDEFSAISNMTRWEDSKHPSNCI, from the coding sequence ATGGTATTGCAAGCGAACAGTGATATCAACCTCAGTAGACCCAGgagtaagaagaaaaagatggtGGACAATAGTAATTGGAGGCCATGGTCGGAGCTCCCTGAAGCTTTGCTTCATCAGATAACAAAGTGGTTAGGTGCTATAGATTATCTCATTTTTACCTGTGTGTGTAGAACTTGGAGGTTGTACGCTTTGGCATACAAGCAAGAGTTTATGGCATCCCAACCTCCacttgttcttttcttttcacggCAATGGAAGAAATTTTGTTACTTCTATAGTATTCTTGATCAAAGGTGGTGCAAGGCATTACTGCCTAGCCTTGTTGGCAAAGTGTGTTTTGGGATTTCTTCTGGGTACTTGATAATGGAAGACAAGAAAAAGAGGCCAGATTCTCAACTTTGGCTTATGAATCCCTATACAAGACATGAACTCCGTTTTCCTAGCCCTCCCAATCTCTTTCGTTGTGTCACCCTTGCTTCTTTAGCTACTCCTTTGCCAGAGTTCATAATCATATGTTTTCCCAGTCGGTGCTTACAGTTCCGTAGATCCACAGATGTCAATTGGACTCTATATAATTATGATGATCGTAATATGATTGCTGATTTAGCTGTCTTCAATGGTAAGATATATATTATATCAAATAATGCTGACATTAGGGTACTAAATCTGACTTCTCATCCTCATTTGGCCTTGTTGAAAGTAAAAGGCACTGCAGATTTGAATTGTGGATCATGGAAGTTACTATGTTTTGATAAACAGCTCCTTGTGATTGGTGGAATTACTGATCATGAAGTTTAtgagctaaattttttgaagatgGAATTGGTGAAGATTCCTAACTTAGGAGGTCAAGCATTGTTCCAGGAAGACTCTGATGAGTTCTCTGCAATTAGTAACATGACCAGATGGGAAGATAGCAAGCACCCTTCTAATTGCATATAA